CGGCCGATATCCATTGCGTGACGCGCTGGAGCAAGCTGGACACGACCTGGACCGGCGTGCCCTGGAGTGAGGTGCTGAAACTGGTGCAGGTCAAGCCCGAAGCTACCCATCTGATGGAGCACGGCGAGAATGGCTTCACCACCAACATCAGCCTGGAAATCCTGGCGGCAGACCCGGACGCCATGCTGGCCTTCGAATATGACGGCAAACCGCTGACGCCGGAGCACGGCTATCCGCTGCGCATGCTGGCGCCCACCAAATACTTTTGGAAGAGCGCCAAGTGGCTGCGCGGCCTGGAGTTCATGGCCGGCGACCGCCCCGGCTTCTGGGAGCAGAACGGCTATCACATGGAAGGCGACCCCTGGCGCGAAGAACGCTTTGGATGGTGACGATCCAAGAATTCATGCATTAGCAAAAACGGCTCCGTCATGGTAGAATTGTGATCAAGGAGCAGGAATGACGCATCCAGCAGCTACCCATCTGAGCGCCCTTCTCGACGCCGCGGCCGACCGGTGGCCCGACCGAGAAGCGATTGTTTTTCAGGACATGCGGCTCACCTGGCGGATGCTGGCGCAGCAGGTTGATCGGTTGGCCGCCGCGTTCATGGCCCTGGGCATCGAACACGGCGACTGTATCGGCCTGCAGTGTACCACGCGGCCCGAATACATCATTACCTACCTGGCGGCCATGCGCTGCGGCGCGGTCCTGGCCGGCTTCAACAGCCAGTACACGCCCCTGGAGGTCAGCCGCCTGGCCCCGCTGGCGCGACCGGTGCTCCTGGTGCTGCAGGCCGATGCGGCCGCCCGCTTGCAGCCCTTCCTGTCCACCCTGACCAGCGTGCGTCACCTGGTCATCATCGGCGATGCCATGACTCATGCGGATGGCGTTGCCGATGGCGCCCATCTGTTGACCGATCTCATGACCGCCCAGGCTCAACCCGGGTTGAGCGCCGCCCTGACCGCGCGGCAGGCGCAGCTGCAAGCCGACGATGATGCCTTGATCGTTTTCACCGGCGGCACCACCGGCGCACCCAAAGGCGCGCGGCTCAGCCATGCCAACATCATCAGCAACATCAGCGCGCAGGTCCGTCACCTCGGCTTCCGCAGCACTGACCGCATCATCCTGCACCTGCCCATGAATCATGTCAGCGGCGCGGTGCTCATCACCGTGGGCGCCATGTTCAGCGGCGCTGCCCTCATCATGCTGGAGCGCTTTCACCCCGTTGACACCCTCACCCTGGTGGCCCAGGAGCGGGTCACGATCCTGGGCCAGGTGCCGACGATGTGGATCATGGAGTTCCTGCTGCCCCATTTCGCCGATTTCGACCTGTCCTCCCTGCGCATGACCATCGTCGCGGGCGCGCCCACCCCTCCGACCGCCATGCGGCGCATTGCATCCCTGGCGCCTTTTGCCGTGCATGGCTATGGCTTGACCGAATCCGCCGGCATGGTGACTTACACCCGCCCCACCGACAACGCCGATACGCTGGTGCGCACGGCTGGCCGCGCTGCGTCTGAGTTCGACGTACGCATCGTGGACAGCGCCCGCCAAACGCTGCCGCCAGGCCAGATCGGCGAGATCGCCGTACGCGGACCCTGCGTGATGAAGGGTTATGTGCAAACTCCGCTAGACAACGATACCGCGCTCGCCGCCGACGGCTGGCTCTACACGGGCGACATCGGCCGCCTGGATGAGCAAGGCTACCTGACGGTCGTGGGGCGGAGCAAAGAGATGTTCATCACCGGCGGCTTCAACGTCTATCCGGCGGAGATCGAAGCCTACCTGGCGGAGCATCCCAAGGTCGCCTGCTGCGCGTGCCTGGGCAAGCCGGACCCGGTCATGGGTGAGGTTGGCGTGGCCTTTGTGTTGCCGCATCCCAACATGCCGTTGACCGTGCAAGAGTTGCGCGCCCATTGCCGGCATGGTCTGGCGCGCTACAAGACGCCGGCCGAGTTTCGGATCAGTGACAGCCTGCCGCTGACCGCTGCGGGCAAAGTGGACAAGGCGGCCCTGGCGCGCTTGCTGTAAGCCGCTCAACTTAGATTGAGTCACATTCATGCTCATTTTACATGCATCCTGGTTGGCTGCCGAGACGGTCGAAACATTTTTCATCTGGGGCGAGGTTGCGGCCGACGCTGAGGGGCGTAAGGGGCGCCGCCGCGCGGCCCCACGCAAGCCGGCCGGGCATCCGGCCCAGGCGCCCACATCCAGCCTGTTGACCGCGGCGCGGCTCAGCACGGGCAGCGGTGTGACCAAAAGCAGCGCCCTGGCCCGCCTGCCCACCGACGATGGACAGCCGCTGACGGCCAGGCCCTTGAGCGCGCAGGGCGACGCGCAACCGACCCTGGCCGATTGGGCGATTGATGGCTTGGCGCTCACCGCGCCGGCCGCCTTGAGTGCCCTGGTCACCTGGCCCACTGCAGCCGCGCCCGGCGTCACCCTGGGCGCCGACCTGCGCTTCTGGATTGCGGCGGCGCGCTTTGCCCTGGAACTCCTGGCCCGCCAGCGCTATATCCCCACCCTGGAGGAAGCAGGCAAAACCGTCGTTGCGCGCTGGCAACCGACCTGGGTGGATGCCGATGAGCAGGCGCGTTTCCAATGGCTGCTGAACGCGATGCCGCCGGCCTGTCGCAGCCTGCGGCCGGCCAACGCCGCCTGGCGCCCCATCGGCCCGCTGACCCTGCTCACCGCCGCGCTGACGACGTGGGTGGATCAACAGGTGCGCGCCTGGGCCGGCCCCGTGCAACGCGCGCTGCCCCGCCGCTTGGCGCCCGGCGCGGTGCGGTCGTGGATTGACGCCCTGTTCAGCCCTCAGCCACAGGTGAGCGGCGCCAGCTTTCAACTCAGCGGCTTGGTTGGGCAGATCAATCGCTGGCTGGAGGATTTGCAGCAGGCCACCACGGCCGGCTTTCGCGTCTCTTTCCAACTCGCCACCCCGCCGGCCGCGGCTTCCCCTGGCGAACGTAGTTGGGTCGTGCATTACCTGCTGCAGGCCACCGATGATCCAAGCCTGTTGGTGCCGGCCGAACAGGTGTGGCAAGAGGCCAGCAGCACGTTGACCTTGCTCAATCGCCGCCTGCTGCAGCCGCAAGAGCGTTTGCTCAGCGGTCTGGCTAAGGCTGCGCGCTTGTTTGCCCCGCTCGAACAGACCCTGCGCGCGGCGTGTCCGAGTAGCGTTGCCCTGACCACGCCCGAAGCCTACACCTTTCTGCGTGAGGCGGCCCCGCTGCTCGAACAGAGCGGCTTTGGTATCCTGACCCCGCCCTGGTGGCAAAAGCGCGCGGCCGCGTTGGGCGTGCGCCTGAAGCTCAAGCAGAAACAGACGGCCAGCGAGGCCAGCGGGCTGTTGTCGTTTGCCAAAGTGGTGGAGTATGACTGGCAACTGGCCCTGGGCGAAGACCCGCTGACACAAGAGGAGTTCGAGCGCCTGGCTGCATTGAAAAGCCCGCTGGTCAACATTCGCGGGCAATGGGTTGAATTTCGGCCCGAACAGGTGGAGGCCGCCATC
The window above is part of the Candidatus Amarolinea dominans genome. Proteins encoded here:
- a CDS encoding sulfite oxidase-like oxidoreductase; the encoded protein is MWFDNPSKKVERLKKANVPTRSANQRVPPGQVLSERFPVLHYGSVPAYRDLSKWDFRIFGLVAEPLRLTWDQLMALPRKTITADIHCVTRWSKLDTTWTGVPWSEVLKLVQVKPEATHLMEHGENGFTTNISLEILAADPDAMLAFEYDGKPLTPEHGYPLRMLAPTKYFWKSAKWLRGLEFMAGDRPGFWEQNGYHMEGDPWREERFGW
- a CDS encoding AMP-binding protein; protein product: MTHPAATHLSALLDAAADRWPDREAIVFQDMRLTWRMLAQQVDRLAAAFMALGIEHGDCIGLQCTTRPEYIITYLAAMRCGAVLAGFNSQYTPLEVSRLAPLARPVLLVLQADAAARLQPFLSTLTSVRHLVIIGDAMTHADGVADGAHLLTDLMTAQAQPGLSAALTARQAQLQADDDALIVFTGGTTGAPKGARLSHANIISNISAQVRHLGFRSTDRIILHLPMNHVSGAVLITVGAMFSGAALIMLERFHPVDTLTLVAQERVTILGQVPTMWIMEFLLPHFADFDLSSLRMTIVAGAPTPPTAMRRIASLAPFAVHGYGLTESAGMVTYTRPTDNADTLVRTAGRAASEFDVRIVDSARQTLPPGQIGEIAVRGPCVMKGYVQTPLDNDTALAADGWLYTGDIGRLDEQGYLTVVGRSKEMFITGGFNVYPAEIEAYLAEHPKVACCACLGKPDPVMGEVGVAFVLPHPNMPLTVQELRAHCRHGLARYKTPAEFRISDSLPLTAAGKVDKAALARLL